In the genome of Mycoplasma seminis, one region contains:
- the dnaK gene encoding molecular chaperone DnaK, whose amino-acid sequence MAKEIVLGIDLGTTNSVVSVMENKQAVVLENPNGKRTTPSVVAFKGNEIIVGDAAKRQVETNPNTVVSIKRLMGTDKTVHVNGKDYKPEEISAMILSYMKDYAEAKLGQKVTKAVITVPAYFDNAQREATKIAGKIAGLDVLRIINEPTAAALAFGLEKTHKSMKVLVYDLGGGTFDVSVLELENGTFEVLSTSGDNHLGGDDWDHEIVEWMIKKIKEQYDYDVKNDKMAMARLKESAEKAKIDLSNQSTATINLPFLAVTANGPLNVELELKRSEFESMTSHLLDRTRKPIEDALKEAGITAKDLDEVLLVGGSTRMPAVQEMVRLTLGKEPNRSINPDEVVSIGAAIQGAVLAGDINDILLLDVTPLTLGIETLGGIATPLIPRNTTIPVTKSQVFSTAADNQTEVTIRVVQGEREMANDNKQLGQFNLTGIEPAPRGVPQIEVSFSIDVNGIVTVTAKDVKTNKEQSITIQNSTKLSEEEIEKMVKEAELNKEADKKRKEEAETIVRAESLIDQIKKSNADQGDKLDPKAKEESEKLVKELEELIAKKDIEALKAKLDQVEEVIKNFANAAAQQNANANAQSTKPDSDEDVAEVVEE is encoded by the coding sequence ATGGCTAAAGAAATAGTATTAGGAATTGACTTAGGTACAACAAACTCAGTTGTATCTGTTATGGAAAACAAACAAGCAGTTGTTCTTGAAAACCCAAATGGTAAAAGAACAACTCCATCAGTAGTTGCTTTCAAAGGAAATGAAATTATTGTTGGGGATGCTGCTAAAAGACAAGTTGAAACAAACCCAAATACAGTTGTTTCAATCAAAAGATTAATGGGAACAGATAAAACTGTTCATGTAAATGGAAAAGATTATAAACCAGAAGAAATTTCAGCAATGATTTTATCTTACATGAAGGACTATGCTGAAGCTAAATTAGGACAAAAAGTAACTAAAGCAGTTATTACAGTTCCTGCTTACTTCGACAATGCTCAACGTGAAGCTACAAAAATTGCTGGTAAAATTGCTGGATTAGATGTATTAAGAATTATTAACGAACCTACTGCTGCTGCATTAGCATTCGGACTTGAAAAAACTCACAAATCAATGAAAGTTCTTGTATACGACCTTGGTGGTGGAACATTTGACGTTTCAGTACTTGAACTTGAAAATGGAACATTTGAAGTTCTTTCAACAAGTGGAGATAACCACTTAGGTGGAGATGATTGAGACCACGAAATCGTTGAATGAATGATTAAGAAAATTAAAGAACAATACGATTACGATGTTAAAAACGACAAAATGGCTATGGCTAGATTAAAAGAATCTGCTGAAAAAGCTAAAATTGATTTATCAAACCAATCAACAGCTACAATTAACCTTCCATTCCTTGCTGTTACAGCTAATGGACCATTAAACGTAGAATTAGAATTAAAACGTAGTGAATTTGAATCAATGACTTCACACTTACTTGATAGAACAAGAAAACCTATTGAAGACGCTTTAAAAGAAGCTGGAATTACAGCTAAAGATCTTGATGAAGTATTACTTGTTGGTGGATCAACAAGAATGCCTGCTGTTCAAGAAATGGTACGTTTAACATTAGGAAAAGAACCAAACAGATCAATTAACCCAGATGAAGTTGTTTCAATTGGTGCTGCAATTCAAGGTGCTGTTTTAGCAGGAGATATTAATGATATCTTACTTCTTGATGTTACACCATTAACACTTGGAATTGAAACTCTTGGAGGTATTGCGACACCTTTAATCCCAAGAAACACAACAATCCCAGTTACAAAATCACAAGTATTCTCAACAGCTGCAGACAACCAAACTGAAGTTACAATTAGAGTTGTACAAGGTGAAAGAGAAATGGCTAACGATAACAAACAACTTGGACAATTCAATTTAACAGGAATTGAACCAGCTCCTAGAGGTGTTCCGCAAATCGAAGTTAGCTTCTCAATCGATGTTAACGGTATTGTAACTGTTACAGCTAAAGATGTAAAAACAAATAAAGAACAATCAATTACAATTCAAAATTCAACAAAACTTTCAGAAGAAGAAATTGAAAAAATGGTTAAAGAAGCTGAACTAAACAAAGAAGCTGATAAAAAACGTAAAGAAGAAGCTGAAACTATTGTTAGAGCAGAATCATTAATTGACCAAATTAAAAAATCTAACGCTGACCAAGGAGATAAATTAGATCCTAAAGCAAAAGAAGAATCTGAAAAACTTGTTAAAGAATTAGAAGAATTAATTGCTAAAAAAGATATCGAAGCTTTAAAAGCAAAATTAGACCAAGTTGAAGAAGTAATCAAAAACTTTGCAAATGCTGCTGCACAACAAAACGCAAATGCAAATGCTCAATCAACAAAACCTGATTCAGATGAAGATGTTGCTGAAGTAGTTGAAGAATAA
- a CDS encoding pseudouridine synthase — MRLDKFIAEKLFITRSQASKLLKSKQITVNDVIINHNINISENDIIKYKGEEWNHGDEFVYLALNKPSGYVCANTDKINQTVFELLPPEISKIKNIHTVGRLDKDTTGLLLITNDGEFTHNLLAPKKHITKVYEVTLDKELKNELIDIFAQGFKIDNDEIVKPSKLELISNNKAILEITEGKYHQVKRMFSTYGYNVLNLHRSAFGNLQLNNLKLNAGEFTYIKPSDVKRITD, encoded by the coding sequence ATGAGATTAGATAAATTTATAGCTGAAAAGTTGTTTATCACACGCTCACAGGCTTCAAAGTTATTAAAAAGTAAGCAAATTACTGTGAATGATGTGATTATTAATCATAACATCAACATTTCTGAAAATGATATTATTAAATATAAGGGTGAAGAATGAAATCATGGAGATGAATTTGTTTACCTTGCTTTAAATAAACCATCTGGTTATGTTTGTGCAAATACAGACAAAATAAATCAAACAGTTTTTGAACTTTTACCACCAGAAATAAGTAAAATAAAGAATATCCATACTGTCGGGAGACTTGATAAAGATACTACTGGATTATTATTGATTACAAATGATGGTGAATTTACACATAATTTATTAGCTCCTAAAAAACATATAACAAAAGTTTATGAAGTAACTCTTGATAAAGAACTTAAAAATGAACTTATTGATATCTTTGCACAAGGTTTTAAAATTGACAATGATGAAATAGTTAAGCCTTCTAAACTTGAATTAATTTCAAATAATAAAGCAATTTTAGAAATTACTGAAGGAAAATACCATCAAGTAAAACGAATGTTTTCTACCTATGGATATAATGTTTTAAACCTTCACCGTAGCGCTTTTGGTAATTTACAATTAAATAATTTAAAACTAAATGCTGGTGAATTTACCTATATAAAACCAAGTGATGTAAAAAGGATTACAGACTAA
- a CDS encoding transposase, giving the protein MIKSNSFIFKDLTEEGRQMRNIHQILGLDNTTLEEMINNHLSQEADLYIQETKISLPDSKIKRNGTRTVTKYTMNGKLNIKVPKVRNGQFWPKVLEKYKKCEESFKSMIAVLLSMFISYESVIETVEFWTGIKIGHSLITRIKKKINEKVKNAFKFQITKKYKALFIDASYHDAMKWYNPSTGEIVESFDDIENKDALSKEL; this is encoded by the coding sequence ATGATTAAATCAAATAGTTTTATTTTTAAAGATTTAACAGAAGAAGGTAGACAAATGAGAAACATACATCAAATTTTAGGATTAGATAATACTACTCTTGAAGAGATGATAAACAATCATTTATCACAAGAGGCTGACTTATATATTCAAGAAACAAAGATTTCTTTACCTGATAGCAAAATAAAAAGAAACGGTACAAGAACTGTTACAAAATACACAATGAATGGTAAATTAAACATAAAAGTACCTAAAGTTAGAAATGGTCAATTCTGACCAAAGGTCTTAGAGAAATATAAAAAATGCGAGGAATCATTTAAATCAATGATTGCTGTTCTTTTATCAATGTTTATTTCATATGAATCTGTAATCGAGACTGTAGAATTTTGAACTGGTATTAAAATCGGTCATTCTTTAATAACTAGAATTAAAAAGAAAATAAATGAAAAAGTTAAGAATGCTTTTAAATTCCAAATCACCAAGAAATATAAAGCATTATTTATTGATGCTTCATATCATGATGCAATGAAATGATATAACCCAAGCACAGGTGAAATTGTTGAAAGCTTTGATGATATTGAAAATAAAGATGCTTTGTCAAAAGAGCTATAA
- a CDS encoding IS256 family transposase, giving the protein MILKIKMLCQKSYKVAVYTAIGITEDNYKELLLLEVKGQESKKNWEDFLQNLIDRGLSDPDVIVSDEFSGNEILNELFPTSKLQKCAIHKLRNAVKTVPQKQRKEFCADFKAVVISNTREEADLNFSKLKQKYNSRFPKAIRIIENSLDDILRFLELPKELRIHIWTNNISEGFNSALKRYIKEKRSHASVRTLEVFVILASFRITKNWATSVFIKTRN; this is encoded by the coding sequence ATGATATTGAAAATAAAGATGCTTTGTCAAAAGAGCTATAAGGTAGCAGTATACACAGCAATCGGCATCACAGAAGATAATTACAAAGAGCTTTTACTATTAGAAGTAAAAGGACAAGAAAGCAAGAAAAATTGAGAAGACTTTCTTCAAAACTTAATAGATAGAGGATTATCTGATCCGGATGTAATTGTTTCAGATGAATTCTCTGGAAACGAAATATTAAACGAATTATTTCCAACAAGTAAATTGCAAAAATGTGCAATTCATAAACTTCGTAATGCAGTTAAAACTGTTCCTCAAAAACAAAGAAAAGAATTTTGCGCAGACTTTAAAGCTGTTGTTATTTCAAACACAAGAGAAGAAGCAGATTTAAACTTTTCAAAATTAAAACAAAAATATAATTCAAGATTTCCTAAAGCTATTAGAATTATTGAAAATTCATTAGATGATATTTTAAGGTTTTTAGAATTACCTAAAGAATTAAGGATTCATATCTGAACCAATAACATAAGCGAAGGATTCAACTCAGCTCTCAAAAGATATATAAAAGAAAAACGTTCCCACGCAAGTGTGAGAACGCTTGAAGTGTTTGTTATTTTAGCCAGCTTCAGAATCACCAAAAATTGAGCTACAAGCGTATTTATTAAAACACGCAATTAA
- the rplL gene encoding 50S ribosomal protein L7/L12, producing the protein MAKLTKEVFIESLKEMSIKEVMELVEAMKEEFGIDPTAAVAVAAAPAEGGNEEKSSVKVVLKADNGKKVAIIKVVKDLLGLPLMDAKKIVDTLPAVIKENIKPEEAEQIKAALVEAGAEVTVE; encoded by the coding sequence ATGGCTAAATTAACAAAAGAAGTATTTATTGAATCATTAAAAGAAATGTCAATTAAAGAAGTTATGGAACTTGTAGAAGCAATGAAAGAAGAATTTGGAATCGACCCTACAGCTGCTGTTGCAGTTGCTGCAGCTCCTGCTGAAGGTGGAAACGAAGAAAAATCAAGCGTTAAAGTTGTTTTAAAAGCTGACAATGGTAAAAAAGTTGCTATTATTAAAGTAGTTAAAGACTTATTAGGATTACCATTAATGGACGCTAAGAAAATTGTTGATACATTACCTGCTGTTATTAAAGAAAACATCAAACCAGAAGAAGCTGAACAAATCAAAGCAGCTCTTGTTGAAGCTGGTGCTGAAGTTACAGTTGAATAA
- the rplJ gene encoding 50S ribosomal protein L10: MSESKLKAAKKEVVSEIVEKIQNSQAVAFAEYRGLTVSELEEFRKEAKKLGVDIKVYKNRLFKLAADQTGIGELADYLVGPNIFAFSNNDDMSAAKLLTKFAKLHKLMVIKAGTFEGKVIDANGVKEVATLPTYEEALGILARSMVAPLQQISLSLKLVSEGKSE, translated from the coding sequence ATGTCAGAATCAAAATTAAAAGCAGCTAAAAAAGAAGTTGTTTCAGAAATCGTTGAAAAAATTCAAAACTCACAAGCTGTTGCATTTGCAGAATACCGTGGTTTAACAGTTTCTGAATTAGAAGAATTCAGAAAAGAAGCTAAAAAACTTGGTGTTGACATCAAAGTTTACAAAAACCGTTTATTTAAACTTGCTGCAGATCAAACAGGTATTGGTGAATTAGCTGATTACTTAGTTGGACCAAACATCTTTGCTTTTTCAAACAATGATGATATGTCTGCTGCTAAATTACTTACAAAATTTGCTAAATTACACAAATTAATGGTAATTAAAGCTGGAACATTTGAAGGTAAAGTAATCGATGCTAACGGTGTTAAAGAAGTCGCTACACTTCCTACATATGAAGAAGCACTTGGAATTCTTGCACGTTCAATGGTTGCACCATTACAACAAATCTCATTATCACTTAAATTAGTAAGTGAAGGTAAATCAGAATAA
- a CDS encoding 4'-phosphopantetheinyl transferase superfamily protein, translating into MNNFGVDITNISRFLNKTTTFCNRVLSQNELEKLNQIDDAYQKARFLARSWAIKEALFKADNSLIDFRKINLQQDSQSKLWYFKDFVASISYADDYVIAFVQKKGTV; encoded by the coding sequence ATGAATAACTTTGGAGTTGATATAACAAATATTTCTCGTTTTCTGAATAAAACTACTACATTTTGCAATAGAGTTTTATCTCAAAATGAATTAGAAAAGTTAAATCAAATTGATGATGCTTATCAAAAAGCTAGGTTTCTAGCTCGATCTTGAGCAATTAAAGAAGCGCTTTTCAAGGCTGATAATTCATTAATTGATTTTAGGAAGATTAATTTACAACAAGACTCACAAAGCAAATTATGATATTTTAAAGATTTTGTTGCATCAATTAGTTATGCAGACGATTATGTAATTGCCTTTGTGCAAAAGAAAGGAACTGTCTAA
- a CDS encoding lysophospholipid acyltransferase family protein: MKKRAMNITFKKVLFSPVWLFRFLNLKIKHRKFKKNPDGISAVERYKYILKLSKKILKMYNVDLEIKGFDNLPSNGGVLVVANHKSLFDPLIMLIAMEKQSYEYNAKELIPTFVAKQELKDQKFINSAMHLLNTFFVDRNSVKQSFLELNKFAEYVKFNKTYGVIFPEGTRVKDQVIGEFKSAPFKIAQKEYLTIQPVVIKNSLEADNAKRKGRLTVTVEFLTPIKPNTFITQESSKVAQYVQNIVKTGVESNEN; this comes from the coding sequence ATGAAAAAAAGAGCTATGAACATTACTTTTAAAAAAGTTTTATTTTCTCCTGTCTGATTATTTAGATTTTTAAATTTAAAAATTAAACATAGAAAGTTTAAGAAAAATCCAGATGGTATTTCAGCAGTAGAAAGATATAAATACATTTTAAAACTCAGCAAGAAGATTTTAAAAATGTACAATGTTGATTTAGAAATTAAAGGATTTGATAATTTACCTTCAAATGGTGGAGTACTTGTGGTTGCTAACCATAAATCACTTTTTGATCCACTTATTATGTTAATAGCAATGGAAAAACAAAGCTATGAATATAATGCAAAAGAATTAATTCCAACATTTGTTGCTAAGCAAGAATTAAAAGATCAAAAATTTATTAATTCAGCTATGCATCTATTAAACACATTCTTCGTTGATAGAAATAGTGTAAAACAAAGTTTTCTTGAGTTAAATAAATTTGCTGAATATGTTAAATTCAATAAAACTTATGGTGTTATTTTCCCTGAAGGAACTAGAGTTAAAGATCAAGTAATTGGTGAGTTCAAGTCAGCTCCTTTCAAGATCGCACAAAAAGAATACTTAACAATTCAACCGGTTGTAATCAAAAATTCACTTGAAGCTGATAATGCAAAACGTAAAGGTAGATTAACTGTAACAGTTGAATTCTTAACACCAATTAAACCTAATACATTTATCACACAAGAATCAAGCAAGGTAGCTCAATATGTGCAAAACATTGTTAAAACAGGAGTAGAATCAAATGAAAACTAA
- a CDS encoding segregation/condensation protein A, translating into MKTNSYYSDYTFKLQDFDGPLDLLLSLIKDKKIDIFDINLVELADQYLQIINQLKETEIDIAGDYLVMAATLLKIKASLVLQEPDAEEPEEVVEEKKKLIQQLVEYQQFKEIKEALKTFESDREDIFIKAPSNVDDFIVDTNDTRLDGHSNPIKLIAVLRKMFERVYAQHLRSTKLETFNLSPSDQFPFIKKLLKEHEVLTFEMVFSQPSIKHFVVTLLAVLVLAKQQILIIEQDEEFGDIRIKRGELYDEK; encoded by the coding sequence ATGAAAACTAATTCATATTACAGTGATTATACTTTTAAATTACAAGACTTTGATGGACCACTTGATTTATTATTAAGTTTAATTAAAGACAAAAAGATTGATATTTTTGATATTAACCTTGTTGAACTTGCTGATCAATATTTACAAATAATTAATCAACTTAAAGAAACTGAAATTGATATTGCTGGTGATTATTTAGTTATGGCTGCAACATTACTTAAAATTAAAGCTAGCTTAGTGTTACAAGAACCAGATGCTGAAGAACCTGAAGAAGTTGTTGAAGAAAAGAAAAAATTGATTCAACAACTTGTTGAATATCAACAATTTAAAGAAATTAAAGAAGCACTTAAAACATTTGAAAGCGATAGAGAAGATATCTTTATTAAAGCTCCTTCAAATGTGGATGATTTTATTGTTGATACAAACGATACAAGATTAGATGGACACTCAAACCCAATTAAATTAATCGCAGTTTTAAGAAAGATGTTTGAAAGAGTTTATGCACAACATTTAAGAAGTACTAAACTTGAAACATTCAACCTTTCACCATCTGATCAATTTCCATTTATTAAAAAACTTTTAAAAGAACATGAAGTTTTAACATTTGAAATGGTTTTCTCACAACCAAGTATTAAACACTTTGTTGTTACATTACTTGCAGTATTAGTTTTAGCAAAACAACAAATTTTAATCATTGAACAAGATGAAGAATTCGGTGATATTAGAATTAAAAGAGGAGAACTTTACGATGAAAAATAA
- the scpB gene encoding SMC-Scp complex subunit ScpB, with translation MKNKILEALLYIQGDDGLTLEQVKDIFSLATLAEAKKVMADFHKDFNDQERGLKVVNFNDVYKLATRETFKEYISKMVSIVKKQRLSNAAIEVAGIIAYKQPITRSQIAQIRGVASDQVVNTLLVKGVIEEVGISPTPGNPVLYGVTNKFYDHFKLTSMRDLPKLNEFNYVEGVENENTDFDLFASQREE, from the coding sequence ATGAAAAATAAAATATTAGAAGCATTATTATACATTCAAGGCGATGATGGTTTAACTTTAGAACAAGTTAAAGACATTTTTTCACTAGCTACATTAGCTGAAGCTAAAAAAGTTATGGCTGACTTCCATAAAGATTTTAACGACCAAGAACGTGGACTTAAAGTAGTTAACTTTAATGATGTTTATAAATTAGCAACTAGAGAAACATTTAAAGAATACATTTCAAAAATGGTTTCTATTGTTAAAAAACAAAGATTATCAAACGCTGCAATTGAAGTTGCTGGAATTATTGCTTATAAACAACCTATTACACGTAGTCAAATTGCACAAATCAGAGGTGTGGCTTCAGATCAAGTGGTAAATACTTTATTAGTTAAAGGTGTTATTGAAGAAGTAGGGATTTCACCAACACCAGGTAATCCTGTACTTTATGGTGTAACAAACAAATTCTATGACCACTTTAAATTAACAAGTATGAGAGATTTACCAAAATTAAACGAATTTAACTACGTTGAAGGTGTAGAAAACGAAAATACAGATTTTGACCTTTTTGCATCTCAACGTGAAGAATAA
- a CDS encoding pseudouridine synthase encodes MLEIKATKNDENRTLFKVITKYCSSLPLSRIEKLFRKKDIKVNGERKVEKSYLVQENDLIVIYGILEDTATFEPTQVAKSAGTIKILYEDENILIVEKPIGLDVHGEENCLDNQVLAYLNFKMVDSFKPSHIGRLDKDTSGIMLYAKNYATLSTLNAQTECMIKKYTFFSNINLDNYSSKHPMMVKIFTVKDEKNKRMKASPKQLPGSKEAITLFYMENGRKIAQLVTGRKHQIRLTLKYLGYPIEGDKKYHGASAKRLMLHSFSLKFQDLKGELKYLNNLEIISLPNFKR; translated from the coding sequence ATGTTAGAAATTAAAGCAACCAAAAATGATGAAAATAGAACTTTGTTCAAAGTAATAACAAAATATTGTTCATCATTACCATTAAGTAGAATAGAAAAACTTTTTAGAAAAAAAGATATTAAAGTAAATGGTGAAAGAAAAGTAGAAAAATCATATTTAGTACAAGAAAATGATTTGATTGTAATTTATGGTATTTTAGAAGACACCGCAACTTTTGAACCTACACAAGTAGCTAAAAGTGCTGGAACTATTAAAATACTTTATGAAGATGAAAATATTTTAATAGTAGAAAAGCCAATTGGATTAGATGTTCACGGTGAGGAAAATTGTTTAGATAATCAAGTTTTAGCATATTTAAACTTTAAAATGGTAGATAGTTTTAAACCATCACACATTGGAAGACTTGATAAAGACACCAGTGGAATAATGTTATATGCAAAAAACTATGCAACATTATCAACTTTAAATGCACAAACAGAATGCATGATTAAAAAATATACATTTTTTAGCAATATTAATTTAGATAATTATTCAAGCAAACATCCTATGATGGTAAAAATTTTCACTGTCAAAGATGAAAAAAATAAACGTATGAAAGCTTCTCCAAAACAATTACCTGGTTCAAAAGAAGCTATCACACTGTTCTATATGGAAAATGGTAGAAAAATAGCTCAATTAGTAACTGGAAGAAAACACCAAATTAGATTAACACTTAAATATTTAGGTTACCCAATTGAAGGTGATAAAAAATACCATGGAGCTAGTGCTAAAAGATTAATGCTACATTCATTTAGTCTTAAATTCCAAGACCTTAAAGGTGAATTAAAATATCTAAATAACCTAGAAATCATCTCATTACCAAATTTTAAAAGATAG
- a CDS encoding Asp-tRNA(Asn)/Glu-tRNA(Gln) amidotransferase subunit GatC: MKKVSKDKLIEIVQSLMLRPDEDVLDKIMTSWEDIQLQLEGLNSLDLDNLQPMERINEDLHIDLLREDVEDDSYSISKDDILKNAPTSDGDFVTLTKVVK; the protein is encoded by the coding sequence ATGAAAAAAGTTTCAAAAGATAAATTAATTGAAATTGTGCAATCATTAATGTTAAGACCTGATGAAGATGTACTTGATAAAATTATGACTTCTTGAGAAGATATCCAATTACAATTAGAAGGGTTAAATTCTTTAGATTTAGATAACTTACAGCCTATGGAAAGAATCAATGAAGACTTGCACATAGACTTATTAAGAGAAGATGTTGAAGATGATTCTTATTCTATTTCAAAGGATGATATATTAAAAAACGCTCCAACTTCAGATGGTGATTTCGTAACTCTTACAAAGGTGGTTAAATAA
- a CDS encoding amidase family protein — protein sequence MRQFKVLGNYSSAYDELKNDHNNAVAYLYPFSNDYVAKNKTFDNVVITLKDVFATNNAPTRASSLILDSFQPSYNATVVQKLLDANARVIAKVNNDELALGGTGTYSAYGLVTNPKDSSRLAGGSSSGSAATMNANIGFALGSDTGDSVRLPASYNGLVGFKPSYGAISRYGMFAYASSLDTVAFFTHNVNDAIISAQTLYGVDAKDMTSVPVVIDNVVKTKPNKVAYLDFESLIQPYVKDSMQGLLDKMKQDSIEVVKIKPNLEILNAINIVYRVISFSEASSNLANLTGIGFGSRVEADNWEEIMHDTRSEKFGKMVQERLALGSYFLYTENQTDIFIKAQKARRLIKNYYTELHKQYDCVIFPAFGGIAPKINEDTSSYGVMNFILTGANLVGNPSITIPLGNYENMPYNFALEAGIYQDEKLLGFAEYIEELKGRE from the coding sequence ATGAGACAATTTAAAGTATTAGGTAATTATTCATCTGCTTATGACGAATTAAAAAATGATCACAATAATGCTGTAGCATATTTATATCCATTTTCAAATGATTATGTTGCTAAAAACAAAACTTTTGATAATGTTGTTATTACATTAAAAGATGTATTTGCAACTAATAATGCTCCGACTAGAGCATCAAGTTTAATTTTAGATAGCTTTCAACCTTCATATAATGCAACTGTAGTGCAAAAACTTTTAGATGCTAATGCAAGGGTTATTGCTAAAGTTAACAATGACGAATTAGCTTTAGGAGGAACTGGGACATACAGTGCTTATGGACTTGTAACTAACCCTAAAGATTCTAGCAGACTAGCTGGAGGTTCTTCTTCAGGTTCTGCTGCAACAATGAATGCAAATATTGGTTTTGCTTTAGGAAGTGATACTGGAGATAGTGTTAGACTTCCGGCCTCATATAATGGACTTGTAGGGTTCAAACCTTCATATGGAGCTATTAGTAGATATGGTATGTTTGCTTATGCTTCTTCACTTGATACAGTAGCATTCTTTACTCATAATGTTAATGATGCTATCATTTCAGCTCAAACATTGTATGGTGTTGATGCAAAAGATATGACTTCAGTTCCGGTAGTAATTGATAATGTAGTAAAAACTAAACCAAATAAAGTAGCTTATTTAGATTTTGAAAGCTTGATTCAACCATATGTTAAAGACTCTATGCAAGGGTTATTAGATAAAATGAAACAAGATAGTATTGAAGTTGTTAAAATTAAACCTAACCTTGAAATTTTAAATGCTATTAATATTGTTTATCGTGTAATTAGTTTCTCTGAAGCTAGTTCAAATTTAGCTAATTTAACTGGTATTGGATTCGGAAGCAGAGTTGAAGCAGATAATTGAGAAGAAATTATGCATGATACTCGTTCTGAAAAATTCGGAAAAATGGTGCAAGAAAGACTTGCTTTAGGAAGTTATTTCTTATACACAGAAAACCAAACAGATATCTTTATCAAAGCACAAAAAGCTCGTAGATTAATTAAAAATTATTACACAGAATTACATAAACAATATGATTGTGTAATTTTCCCAGCATTTGGTGGAATTGCACCTAAAATAAATGAAGATACTTCTTCATATGGTGTTATGAACTTTATTCTTACAGGTGCGAACTTAGTTGGAAACCCTTCTATCACTATACCATTAGGAAATTATGAAAATATGCCTTATAATTTTGCACTTGAAGCAGGTATTTATCAAGATGAAAAATTATTAGGATTTGCTGAATATATTGAAGAATTAAAAGGGAGAGAATAA